A genomic stretch from Salarias fasciatus chromosome 18, fSalaFa1.1, whole genome shotgun sequence includes:
- the nectin4b gene encoding nectin-4 isoform X1 — MVTNLLEVKMEQNKLKAACLAMLFLMAVCVKGDFVEPPQPVTVQRSLAETQTRLPCHYQLEDGEQVIQVTWYKELRDGSKDQIVTVHFTEGHKEFGRYSGRVKFENVNPMQNSALLIPRTEESDEGSYTCHISTFPNGNFERRIALTVWILPISSLDPVVLVEGEPFRAVASCRAVGRPAPRLSWDTELPGQVEERTSEGGSVSSYYSLHPLRSMNGKRLDCLVAHPALEQPRRLANRLVVQYPPDAVISTSPEHLYVGLENAELLCDSRGNPRPHSITWARKEGHLPDGVSVTGGKIQFGRTLRANDSGVYECVVNNTVGVGRTEFVLTVAEKSFFRSDLLGDSQFLIIIGAAAAGLVLILVIVILVVNRHHRHRNRKLEMELSEKKEEINNLSRQASFRRLNSVSSDPRLPADDYALLRVDSRMKNSQISLERPGYKGSQSTLGGKWAPQSGVELDELGRPVIWQDGRESLRVGEMDGEKEERRRRVESYLKSSNMSLDSGLPSSLVPLKAQQDDGVGLREPDLDHLRQGGSPHEADWAPSPPAAEGHEDDEDSSSYQISEALSNHFYLSKGVLRPRPHSNAILLQPRGQII, encoded by the exons CGGTGTGTGTGAAGGGTGACTTTGTGGAGCCTCCCCAGCCCGTCACCGTCCAGCGCTCCCTGGCCGAGACCCAGACCAGGCTGCCCTGCCACTaccagctggaggacggagagcagGTGATCCAGGTCACCTGGTACAAGGAGCTGAGGGACGGCAGCAAGGACCAGATCGTCACCGTGCACTTCACGGAGGGCCACAAAG AGTTCGGTCGGTACTCGGGACGAGTGAAGTTCGAGAACGTCAACCCGATGCAGAACTCGGCTCTGCTCATCCCCAGGACGGAGGAGTCGGACGAGGGCAGCTACACCTGCCACATCTCCACCTTCCCCAACGGAAACTTCGAGCGACGCATCGCGCTCACCGTCTGGA TATTACCCATCTCCTCGCTGGACCCGGTGGTTCTCGTGGAGGGCGAGCCGTTCCGAGCGGTGGCCTCCTGCCGGGCCGTCGGCCGCCCGGCCCCCCGCCTCTCCTGGGACACGGAGCTGCcgggacaggtggaggagcgCACCAGCGAGGGCGGCTCGGTGTCCAGCTACTACTCTCTGCACCCGCTGCGCAGCATGAACGGGAAGAGGCTGGACTGCCTGGTGGCTCATCCGGCGCTGGAGCAGCCGCGCCGGCTGGCGAACCGCCTGGTGGTGCAGT ACCCCCCAGATGCCGTCATCTCCACGTCTCCAGAGCATCTGTATGTGGGCCTGGAGAACGCCGAGCTGCTTTGTGACAGCAGAGGAAACCCCAGACCTCACAGCATCACCTGGGCGCG GAAAGAAGGACACCTGCCAGACGGCGTGTCTGTGACCGGAGGGAAAATCCAGTTTGGACGGACCCTTCGCGCAAATGACAGCGGGGTCTATGAGTGTGTGGTCAATAACACTGTGGGAGTGGGAAGAACAGAGTTCGTGCTGACAGTAGCAG agaAATCTTTCTTCCGGTCGGATCTTCTTGGCGATAGTCAGTTTCTCATCATTATCGGCGCTGCGGCTGCGGGCTTGGTCTTGATCCTGGTCATCGTCATCCTTGTGGTTAATCGCCATCATCGGCACCGAAACAGAAAGCTTGAGATGGAGCTCAGTGAGAAAAA gGAAGAAATTAACAACCTCTCCAGACAAGCGTCATTCAGAAGACTGAACTCTGTCAGCTCAGACCCCAGACTACCG gcTGACGATTACGCCCTGCTCAGAGTGGACAGCCGGATGAAGAACAGCCAAATATCTCTT gagcGCCCGGGCTACAAAGGCAGCCAGTCCACCCTGGGAGGGAAATGGGCTCCTCAGTCCGGGGTGGAGCTGGACGAACTGGGACGTCCGGTGATCTGGCAAGACGGCCGAGAGAGCCTGAGAGTGGGAGAGATGGacggagagaaggaggagcgcaggaggagggtggagtcgTACCTGAAGAGCAGCAACATGTCGCTG GACTCAGGTCTTCCTTCATCTTTGGTTCCCCTGAAGGCCCAGCAGGACGACGGCGTCGGGCTCAGAGAACCGGACCTGGACCACCTGCGACAGGGAGGCTCGCCACACGAAGCGGACTGGGCTCCCAGTCCGCCTGCTGCCGAAGGGCACGAGGAtgatgaagacagcagctcctACCAGATCTCAGAGGCGCTCTCCAATCACTTCTACCTCAGTAAAGGCGTGCTGAGGCCCCGGCCGCACTCCAACGCCATCCTGCTGCAGCCCAGAGGACAGATAATCTAA
- the nectin4b gene encoding nectin-4 isoform X2 translates to MVTNLLEVKMEQNKLKAACLAMLFLMAVCVKGDFVEPPQPVTVQRSLAETQTRLPCHYQLEDGEQVIQVTWYKELRDGSKDQIVTVHFTEGHKEFGRYSGRVKFENVNPMQNSALLIPRTEESDEGSYTCHISTFPNGNFERRIALTVWILPISSLDPVVLVEGEPFRAVASCRAVGRPAPRLSWDTELPGQVEERTSEGGSVSSYYSLHPLRSMNGKRLDCLVAHPALEQPRRLANRLVVQYPPDAVISTSPEHLYVGLENAELLCDSRGNPRPHSITWARKEGHLPDGVSVTGGKIQFGRTLRANDSGVYECVVNNTVGVGRTEFVLTVAEKSFFRSDLLGDSQFLIIIGAAAAGLVLILVIVILVVNRHHRHRNRKLEMELSEKKEEINNLSRQASFRRLNSVSSDPRLPADDYALLRVDSRMKNSQISLERPGYKGSQSTLGGKWAPQSGVELDELGRPVIWQDGRESLRVGEMDGEKEERRRRVESYLKSSNMSLAQQDDGVGLREPDLDHLRQGGSPHEADWAPSPPAAEGHEDDEDSSSYQISEALSNHFYLSKGVLRPRPHSNAILLQPRGQII, encoded by the exons CGGTGTGTGTGAAGGGTGACTTTGTGGAGCCTCCCCAGCCCGTCACCGTCCAGCGCTCCCTGGCCGAGACCCAGACCAGGCTGCCCTGCCACTaccagctggaggacggagagcagGTGATCCAGGTCACCTGGTACAAGGAGCTGAGGGACGGCAGCAAGGACCAGATCGTCACCGTGCACTTCACGGAGGGCCACAAAG AGTTCGGTCGGTACTCGGGACGAGTGAAGTTCGAGAACGTCAACCCGATGCAGAACTCGGCTCTGCTCATCCCCAGGACGGAGGAGTCGGACGAGGGCAGCTACACCTGCCACATCTCCACCTTCCCCAACGGAAACTTCGAGCGACGCATCGCGCTCACCGTCTGGA TATTACCCATCTCCTCGCTGGACCCGGTGGTTCTCGTGGAGGGCGAGCCGTTCCGAGCGGTGGCCTCCTGCCGGGCCGTCGGCCGCCCGGCCCCCCGCCTCTCCTGGGACACGGAGCTGCcgggacaggtggaggagcgCACCAGCGAGGGCGGCTCGGTGTCCAGCTACTACTCTCTGCACCCGCTGCGCAGCATGAACGGGAAGAGGCTGGACTGCCTGGTGGCTCATCCGGCGCTGGAGCAGCCGCGCCGGCTGGCGAACCGCCTGGTGGTGCAGT ACCCCCCAGATGCCGTCATCTCCACGTCTCCAGAGCATCTGTATGTGGGCCTGGAGAACGCCGAGCTGCTTTGTGACAGCAGAGGAAACCCCAGACCTCACAGCATCACCTGGGCGCG GAAAGAAGGACACCTGCCAGACGGCGTGTCTGTGACCGGAGGGAAAATCCAGTTTGGACGGACCCTTCGCGCAAATGACAGCGGGGTCTATGAGTGTGTGGTCAATAACACTGTGGGAGTGGGAAGAACAGAGTTCGTGCTGACAGTAGCAG agaAATCTTTCTTCCGGTCGGATCTTCTTGGCGATAGTCAGTTTCTCATCATTATCGGCGCTGCGGCTGCGGGCTTGGTCTTGATCCTGGTCATCGTCATCCTTGTGGTTAATCGCCATCATCGGCACCGAAACAGAAAGCTTGAGATGGAGCTCAGTGAGAAAAA gGAAGAAATTAACAACCTCTCCAGACAAGCGTCATTCAGAAGACTGAACTCTGTCAGCTCAGACCCCAGACTACCG gcTGACGATTACGCCCTGCTCAGAGTGGACAGCCGGATGAAGAACAGCCAAATATCTCTT gagcGCCCGGGCTACAAAGGCAGCCAGTCCACCCTGGGAGGGAAATGGGCTCCTCAGTCCGGGGTGGAGCTGGACGAACTGGGACGTCCGGTGATCTGGCAAGACGGCCGAGAGAGCCTGAGAGTGGGAGAGATGGacggagagaaggaggagcgcaggaggagggtggagtcgTACCTGAAGAGCAGCAACATGTCGCTG GCCCAGCAGGACGACGGCGTCGGGCTCAGAGAACCGGACCTGGACCACCTGCGACAGGGAGGCTCGCCACACGAAGCGGACTGGGCTCCCAGTCCGCCTGCTGCCGAAGGGCACGAGGAtgatgaagacagcagctcctACCAGATCTCAGAGGCGCTCTCCAATCACTTCTACCTCAGTAAAGGCGTGCTGAGGCCCCGGCCGCACTCCAACGCCATCCTGCTGCAGCCCAGAGGACAGATAATCTAA
- the LOC115405514 gene encoding protein sister of odd and bowel — protein MFFTLNIVTFHCDVSYNRGVLRCRSIHPGVHEPSAARRAPPARQRSWSTRSNMASCVAFQTKLTSIMEMLAKAAVVEIGKLWEESFALVQAELRRRNDEIEALNKKLVSMENERLAAPSHATNRSSCFSNREQQSKLLPASGDGPTVESMQTSSSDQIIRDTADTSANHKATSPPAQAESKQNELLMSDHCENDKMDNGDSFVKLEDEDDVQIVDQIVELERNASDGAGHHEMDVNQQPAEAAEEQEGQQWLCVTVGDSDTADSDCFFEPKQLSQNLDSQIFLIENALNIIDKSAKKKCSEKLARDDGTVQGGSAEPSEPSAPVPFSQSQPSQPLEAINPTDTGMSFRCISEKPHDTKNMAPFHPDNRFFLFNDPELYKSVTNRRILEKWYICPFCGKSFDRISHLEIHQRMHTGEKPYTCDICGKCFSQRSNLRTHQRTHKEYVPQNAVQ, from the exons ATGTTTTTCACCTTAAACATTGTGACTTTTCACTGTGATGTGAGCTACAACCGCGGGGTTCTCCGCTGTCGTTCAATCCACCCCGGCGTCCACGAACCGTCTGCGGCCCGCCGCGCGCCTCCCGCCCGCCAGAGGAGCTGGTCCACCCGGAGCAACATGGCCAGCTGTGTGGCTTTCCAGACCAAGTTAACCTCGATCATGGAGATGCTAGCGAAGGCGGCCGTGGTGGAGATCGGCAAGCTGTGGGAGGAGAGCTTCGCCCTGGTCCAGGCGGAGCTGCGGCGACGGAACGACGAGATCGAGGCGCTGAATAAGAAGCTGGTATCGATGGAAAACGAGAGATTAGCGGCTCCTTCTCACGCCACAAATAGATCTTCGTGTTTTTCCaatagagagcagcagagcaagCTACTGCCCGCTAGCGGTGATG GTCCGACTGTGGAATCCATGCAAACTTCATCTTCTGACCAGATCATCAGGGATACAGCAGACACGTCAGCAAATCACAAGGCGACGTCCCCACCGGCTCAAGCAGAAAGCAAACAGAACGAGCTGCTCATGTCTGACCACTGTGAAAACGACAAGATGGATAATGGTGATTCGTTTGTCAAgctggaggacgaggatgaCGTCCAGATCGTGGACCAGATCGTGGAGTTGGAGCGTAACGCCAGTGATGGAGCCGGCCACCACGAGATGGACGTGAACCAGCAACCCGCTGAGGCtgcggaggagcaggagggtcAGCAGTGGCTGTGTGTTACCGTCGGAGACAGCGACACTGCAGATTCGGACTGCTTCTTTGAACCAAAGCAGCTTTCACAAAATCTGGACTCGCAGATCTTCCTCATTGAAAACGCCTTAAACATTATTGATAAATCAGCCAAGAAGAAATGTTCGGAGAAGCTGGCGAGGGACGACGGAACAGTGCAAGGTGGATCAGCCGAGCCCAGTGAGCCCAGTGCCCCGGTGCCTTTCAGCCAGTCTCAGCCAAGTCAACCTCTAGAAGCAATAAATCCCACAGACACAGGAATGTCTTTCAggtgcatttcagaaaagccaCACGACACTAAAAACATGGCCCCTTTTCACCCAGACAACCGGTTTTTTCTCTTCAACGACCCCGAGTTATACAAGAGTGTGACGAACCGGCGCATCCTGGAGAAATGGTACATCTGCCCGTTCTGTGGTAAAAGCTTCGACCGCATCAGTCACCTGGAGATTCACCAGCGGATGCACACGGGGGAGAAACCGTACACCTGCGATATATGTGGCAAGTGTTTCTCTCAGAGGAGCAACCTCCGCACTCATCAGCGGACTCACAAAGAGTACGTTCCTCAAAACGCTGTTCAGTGA